A window from Littorina saxatilis isolate snail1 linkage group LG9, US_GU_Lsax_2.0, whole genome shotgun sequence encodes these proteins:
- the LOC138977261 gene encoding E3 ubiquitin-protein ligase TRIM45-like: MATAASTSSADSDTECSVCHELFKNPKLLPCAHVLCRHCLLSWLASNPEALCPLCRGAIADPKEKSKTKGWEEVVDDLPDDVAMTALVESTRVLSQDHVCGGCKTAAVSICLNCNDMMCKSCGCQHTNFSATRHHKVEDLSSMTAEELAASQPDHCSVHTSKPCELFCPTHGAAICHLCASAKHRACPDLTELAEAADKSREELSEMVMSLLTEEQMLEEAVAVLESHLEATEKVVQEAVAEIDRTCDQLENSVKECRRRLKKMTLIANAKVRDTVLAVKVTLLDHRGRLTSHRRVADRTTRGSTNKGMCDVTRALRNRVKDILVTCGQFSVNWKSVSTVTLTIDAAAVARIEEELLALGQVKVKPVSISTRQLQAWRFHTNHGQFIILSDDGLTAESMLGVAIGIVVADQPMVPGVLYEIQLDKVVKGCNGHLSCGVVLTDPDRLRLPDTACIELGSEAVVIRDAVYNRGHRVRSLTHAFTGIFKQYSPRFIPIR; this comes from the exons ATGGCAACGGCAGCTAGTACAAGTTCAGCGGACAGTGACACAGAATGCTCCGTGTGTCACGAGCTGTTCAAGAACCCCAAACTGCTGCCCTGTGCTCACGTCCTGTGTCGCCACTGCCTTCTCTCCTGGCTCGCCTCCAACCCCGAGGCCCTCTGTCCGCTCTGCAGGGGCGCCATCGCAGACCCCAAAGAgaaaagcaagacgaagggGTGGGAGGAGGTGGTGGACGACTTACCGGATGATGTCGCCATGACAGCTCTGGTGGAGAGTACACGTGTACTGAGCCAGGATCACGTGTGTGGAGGATGCAAGACAGCGgcggtgtccatctgtctcaaCTGCAACGATATGATGTGCAAGTCCTGCGGTTGCCAACACACGAACTTTTCTGCGACACGTCATCATAAGGTGGAAGACCTGTCCAGCATGACAGCGGAAGAGCTAGCCGCCAGTCAGCCTGACCACTGCAGCGTGCACACCAGCAAGCCGTGCGAGCTCTTCTGTCCCACCCACGGGGCCGCAATTTGCCACCTGTGCGCTAGCGCCAAGCACCGCGCATGCCCAGACCTGACGGAATTGGCGGAAGCGGCAGACAAATCACGTGAAGAATTAAGTGAGATGGTGATGTCACTGCTGACGGAAGAGCAGATGCTAGAAGAAGCTGTTGCAGTGTTGGAGAGCCACCTGGAGGCCACGGAGAAAGTGGTGCAGGAAGCTGTTGCTGAGATCGACAGGACCTGCGACCAGTTAGAGAACTCCGTCAAGGAATGCAGGCGTCGTCTGAAGAAGATGACGCTCATTGCCAATGCCAAGGTGAGGGACACAGTCTTAGCCGTCAAGGTCACCTTGTTGGATCATCGAGGCAGACTGACGTCACACCGACGTGTTGCTGATCGCACCACCAGAGGGTCCACTAATAAAGGGATGTGTGACGTCACTCGTGCTCTGAGGAATCGTGTAAAGGACATACTGGTCACTTGTGGTCAATTCTCAGTGAACTGGAAGTCGGTTTCCACGGTTACGCTGACCATTGACGCTGCAGCAGTGGCCCGCATTGAGGAGGAACTGTTAGCACTGGGTCAGGTGAAGGTCAAGCCTGTCAGCATCAGTACACGTCAG CTACAGGCATGGCGTTTTCACACAAACCACGGGCAGTTCATTATACTGAGCGACGACGGTCTGACAGCAGAGAGTATGTTGGGTGTGGCCATCGGTATTGTTGTTGCTGACCAGCCAATGGTGCCCGGCGTGCTgtatgag ATACAACTAGACAAGGTTGTCAAGGGATGCAATGGCCACCTGTCGTGTGGAGTGGTGCTGACTGATCCCGATCGCCTCCGTCTGCCTGACACAGCTTGCATTGAATTGGGCAGTGAGGCTGTTGTCATCAGGGATGCTGTGTACAACCGTGGTCACAGGGTAAGATCACTTACACATGCCTTTACTGGCATTTTTAAACAATACTCACCTAGATTTATTCCGATCAGATAA